One genomic window of Nakamurella panacisegetis includes the following:
- a CDS encoding M16 family metallopeptidase: MAARTRTSVLERGVDGSVVTLSVIPGGLRVITESVPTARSASVGIWVGVGSVDETTKLAGASHYLEHLLFKGTSHRTGHEIAAAIDAVGGELNAFTSHEYTCYYAHVLASSAELAVDIVCDVVLDAVISSPDVDVERQVILEEISMRDDDPEDTLGDAFAAAMFAGHPVAAPVIGSEQSIIDMTRTQIAGYYRRRYSPEKMVVSVAGGVDHADVVKWVRRAFGSRLDPARTADLPRVGRGTARALSGALVVERDIEQAHLSIGVPSGGRNDPDRYATSVLAAALGGGMSSRLFRTIREEHGLAYSCYAATSGYADVGSFSVYAGCQPENLGTVSKLIGLELAAVAERGLETAELARVHGQLAGGMILGLEDTESKMSRIGKNLLVRNEYRSVSDELEAIARVDADQVSALAARLLTQPMTAAVVGPYAAETDLPEQLTSLVQTGGQRRHVG; the protein is encoded by the coding sequence ATGGCCGCCCGTACCCGTACCTCAGTCCTGGAACGGGGCGTTGACGGCTCGGTCGTGACGCTCTCGGTGATCCCCGGCGGTCTGCGGGTGATCACCGAGAGCGTGCCGACGGCACGAAGCGCCTCGGTCGGCATCTGGGTCGGCGTCGGCTCTGTCGACGAGACCACGAAGCTGGCCGGGGCGTCGCACTACCTGGAGCACCTGCTGTTCAAGGGCACCAGCCACCGCACCGGTCACGAGATCGCCGCGGCAATCGATGCCGTCGGTGGCGAGCTCAACGCCTTCACCTCCCACGAGTACACCTGCTACTACGCGCACGTACTGGCGTCCTCCGCCGAACTGGCCGTGGACATCGTCTGCGACGTCGTGCTGGACGCGGTGATCTCGTCCCCGGACGTCGACGTCGAGCGACAGGTGATCCTGGAAGAGATCTCGATGCGGGACGACGATCCCGAGGACACCCTCGGCGACGCGTTCGCGGCCGCCATGTTCGCCGGTCATCCGGTGGCCGCCCCGGTCATCGGGTCCGAGCAGAGCATCATCGACATGACCCGCACGCAGATCGCCGGCTACTACCGCCGGCGGTACTCACCGGAGAAGATGGTCGTCTCGGTGGCCGGCGGCGTCGACCACGCCGACGTCGTGAAGTGGGTCCGGCGGGCGTTCGGTTCACGCCTGGACCCGGCCCGCACCGCGGATCTGCCGCGCGTCGGCCGCGGCACGGCCAGAGCCCTGTCGGGGGCGCTGGTGGTCGAGCGCGACATCGAACAGGCGCACCTGTCGATCGGCGTGCCGTCCGGTGGCCGCAACGACCCGGACCGCTACGCGACGTCCGTGCTGGCCGCGGCCCTGGGCGGCGGGATGAGCTCCCGCCTGTTCCGCACCATCCGCGAGGAACACGGGCTCGCCTACTCCTGCTACGCCGCCACGTCGGGCTACGCCGATGTCGGGTCCTTCTCGGTGTACGCCGGCTGCCAGCCGGAGAACCTGGGCACCGTCTCGAAGCTGATCGGGCTGGAACTGGCCGCCGTGGCCGAACGTGGCCTGGAGACGGCGGAACTGGCCCGGGTCCACGGCCAGTTGGCCGGCGGCATGATCCTCGGCCTCGAGGACACCGAGTCCAAGATGAGCCGGATCGGCAAGAACTTGTTGGTCCGCAACGAGTATCGGTCGGTTTCGGACGAACTCGAGGCGATCGCCCGGGTTGACGCGGACCAGGTTTCGGCGTTGGCCGCGCGC